From a single Cyclobacterium marinum DSM 745 genomic region:
- a CDS encoding LamG domain-containing protein, protein MSCKEDNHLAVVQEMDGLVALWDFKEEGGMVRKAFGKGEFPLKEMNGEIQRLPEGPLSGYSALMENEVYFSLPHDKTADLNIHGKNQGVTVMAWVKWEGKTGFVGGMWNEYTDGGKRQYGLFVDLPHYNGASQVCGHISYSGGPTPPFPYSCDYAASKQKLTKGKWYFIAFSYDGKYIKAYLDGDFQKRAPEPIKNTKGFEGLPDGLVHSKNPYLFKDGMGDNGSDFTVGAVVLSRGMGNFFNGQIGGLAVFDRDLTEDELEEIFQKTMVENPFLNKE, encoded by the coding sequence ATGAGCTGTAAGGAAGACAATCATCTTGCTGTTGTTCAAGAAATGGACGGTCTTGTTGCCCTTTGGGATTTTAAAGAGGAAGGGGGAATGGTAAGGAAGGCCTTTGGAAAGGGAGAATTTCCCTTGAAGGAAATGAACGGGGAGATTCAACGTTTGCCGGAAGGACCCCTGTCAGGCTATTCTGCGCTTATGGAAAATGAAGTATATTTTTCTTTGCCTCATGATAAAACTGCTGATTTAAATATACATGGTAAAAACCAAGGCGTAACAGTAATGGCATGGGTCAAATGGGAAGGAAAAACCGGCTTCGTTGGTGGTATGTGGAACGAATATACTGACGGTGGCAAACGGCAATATGGGCTATTTGTAGACCTTCCGCATTACAATGGTGCCTCCCAAGTTTGTGGTCATATTTCATATTCAGGAGGGCCTACTCCTCCCTTTCCCTACAGTTGTGATTATGCAGCTAGTAAGCAAAAACTTACCAAGGGTAAATGGTATTTTATTGCTTTTAGTTATGATGGGAAATACATAAAGGCCTATTTGGATGGAGATTTTCAGAAAAGGGCTCCTGAGCCTATCAAAAATACCAAAGGTTTTGAAGGATTACCAGATGGATTGGTCCATTCTAAGAACCCTTATTTATTTAAAGATGGAATGGGGGACAACGGTTCCGACTTTACCGTTGGTGCTGTGGTGCTTTCCAGAGGCATGGGGAATTTTTTCAATGGACAAATTGGGGGATTGGCTGTTTTTGATAGAGACCTAACAGAAGATGAGCTAGAAGAAATATTTCAAAAGACCATGGTTGAAAACCCATTCTTAAACAAAGAATAA
- a CDS encoding PVC-type heme-binding CxxCH protein — MRLTYLFIFVIFFAFACSQEKNNKNNQAVDTSNVLQILMDNSGEQLKIYKKTNPDEPFLVQEVKAQFRPYIHPIVAPDGKGILTEKSPDHHQHQTGIYWGFTRVNQRDFFHNPGADHWKKVAVNILENEGENVSWQTVYEMLDSIGKPLMTETQTWSLKVQGEEYLLDLEWRGYAVQDINLGKYDYGGLFIRMPWKEGIEAAVTNTARQVNEKAEGEHSMWVNVGMQVEGRTDMANIAVFDHPDNKGYPQKWRVDQQFGLGPAYTRDGEWKIDSGATQIIKHRLLFYTKAFNDVEITEAWATYTGREGMYNTASLWQMARDEGRKAKFLTPDKAVEEMTVKPGYKVNVFASEPMITQPMAFCWDDKGRLWIAENKDYESRQHGFSNNGNSRILILEDTDGDGTADRKKVFMEGLAFPAALAVGFDGVFVGAPPNLLFIPDKNQDDKADVENIEVLLTGWGIRDRHETLNSLQWGPDGWLYGLQGFATPSKIRKPTKEEKAKLYYHKDPFPKDLLEADGVDINGGVWRYHPTKHNFEVVAHGFSNPWGIDYDAKGQLIMSACVIPHLWHVIPGGIYHRQGGQHFNPYVYEDIKTITDHSHRSAHGGARIYQSDAFPREEQGKVFMANIHEHAVLSDSLVINGSGFIGKHSDNFLMANNAQWVGFSMEIGPEGGLYVLDWHDADICGQEVLNSETGRVFRIMPQSNQAKNWDGRYTDLNLLSDLELVGLQRSESDWHARRARGILQKRAYDGSIETDAVTALKALFINSNPTDLRLRALWTMHQTNTLEGITLLSSLDDKDPYIRSWAVQLICESKNPQQRAKDILIQMAKSDPSAIVRLYLASALQRVPEDWKWELATHLISRKEDQNDHNIPKLIWFGILDLIKMDEKRFLELAQRSEIPMLTKNLARRAVDGDALTQLVDAITSSSKNQLLLLEGMINGMEGRTDLVAPENWKSLENQLKKNGATKGFAEDIAALFGDAEATQKALASLTNKTNNKATKIKSIQLLAARQKKELIPLLFGLIADEDLQEEAIKAVAAFDNEKLGKALLAMYPHTSSENKIKILQTLASRPRYGNLLLDEIKAGNIMKKEIPVTLARQLHRVIGSGFVEVWGPIEHVPNDEDAYEKYRSMVTNDALKNANLKAGKSLFMNTCGTCHEMFGEGADIGPDLTGSNRANTDYVLLNVLEPSAEIQDAYKLVVITTMGGRTYTGNIVGENSRQITLKIAGQSPVKISKSAIQSKEVTNVSLMPPGLFEPLTKEEVINLMAYLKSPKKID; from the coding sequence ATGCGTTTAACCTATCTTTTCATTTTTGTAATTTTCTTTGCATTCGCTTGCAGTCAAGAAAAAAACAACAAGAATAATCAGGCTGTTGATACATCCAATGTACTCCAAATCTTGATGGACAACTCAGGCGAACAGTTGAAGATCTATAAAAAAACAAATCCTGATGAACCATTTTTGGTTCAAGAAGTAAAAGCACAATTCAGACCCTATATTCACCCCATAGTAGCTCCGGATGGAAAAGGAATTCTTACAGAAAAGAGTCCTGACCACCACCAACACCAAACAGGGATATATTGGGGATTCACAAGAGTAAACCAACGTGATTTTTTCCATAACCCGGGAGCGGATCATTGGAAAAAAGTGGCTGTGAACATTTTGGAAAATGAAGGTGAAAATGTTTCTTGGCAAACAGTATATGAAATGCTGGATAGTATAGGGAAGCCATTGATGACAGAAACTCAAACCTGGAGTCTAAAGGTGCAGGGGGAAGAATATTTACTGGATTTGGAGTGGCGTGGGTATGCCGTCCAAGACATAAATCTTGGGAAATACGATTATGGAGGACTTTTTATAAGAATGCCTTGGAAGGAAGGAATAGAGGCAGCCGTCACCAATACTGCCCGGCAAGTCAACGAAAAAGCAGAAGGAGAACATTCCATGTGGGTAAACGTGGGAATGCAGGTTGAAGGCAGAACAGACATGGCCAATATTGCAGTATTTGATCATCCTGATAACAAAGGCTATCCACAAAAATGGAGAGTAGATCAACAGTTTGGTCTTGGGCCTGCATATACACGTGACGGAGAGTGGAAAATCGATAGTGGGGCTACTCAAATAATTAAACATCGATTGTTGTTCTATACCAAAGCATTCAATGATGTGGAAATAACGGAGGCTTGGGCCACATATACCGGAAGAGAAGGGATGTACAATACTGCTTCTTTATGGCAAATGGCAAGAGACGAGGGCCGAAAAGCCAAGTTTTTAACTCCTGACAAGGCAGTTGAGGAAATGACTGTTAAACCTGGTTATAAAGTTAATGTTTTTGCTTCGGAGCCCATGATTACCCAGCCGATGGCTTTTTGCTGGGATGATAAAGGACGTCTATGGATTGCTGAAAACAAAGATTATGAATCGCGGCAACATGGCTTTTCAAACAATGGTAACAGCCGTATCCTGATACTAGAAGACACTGATGGTGATGGAACGGCAGATCGAAAAAAAGTATTTATGGAAGGCTTGGCATTTCCTGCAGCATTGGCAGTGGGATTTGATGGAGTTTTTGTAGGCGCACCACCAAACCTTCTTTTCATTCCTGACAAAAACCAAGATGACAAAGCAGATGTAGAGAATATTGAAGTTTTACTTACCGGATGGGGAATAAGGGACCGCCATGAAACATTGAATAGTCTTCAATGGGGGCCGGATGGATGGCTTTATGGGCTTCAAGGCTTTGCTACACCTTCAAAAATCAGGAAACCTACAAAAGAAGAAAAAGCAAAGCTTTATTACCATAAAGATCCATTTCCGAAAGACCTACTTGAGGCTGATGGGGTGGACATTAATGGAGGTGTTTGGCGCTATCACCCCACCAAGCACAATTTTGAGGTAGTAGCTCATGGCTTTAGTAACCCTTGGGGAATTGATTACGATGCCAAGGGCCAACTCATCATGTCGGCCTGTGTAATTCCCCACCTTTGGCATGTGATACCGGGTGGAATTTATCATCGGCAAGGAGGACAACATTTTAACCCTTATGTTTATGAAGACATTAAAACAATTACCGACCATAGCCACCGGTCTGCCCATGGCGGAGCAAGGATTTATCAATCAGACGCTTTTCCTAGAGAGGAACAAGGAAAAGTATTTATGGCAAATATTCACGAACATGCTGTTTTATCCGACAGCTTAGTAATCAATGGATCAGGTTTTATTGGTAAGCATTCAGATAATTTCCTCATGGCAAACAATGCCCAATGGGTAGGTTTTAGTATGGAGATAGGCCCTGAGGGAGGACTTTATGTATTGGACTGGCATGATGCGGATATCTGTGGACAAGAAGTCCTTAATAGTGAAACAGGCCGGGTTTTCAGAATTATGCCTCAAAGCAATCAGGCCAAAAATTGGGATGGAAGGTATACTGACCTCAACCTTCTTTCAGACCTAGAGCTCGTGGGCTTACAAAGAAGTGAAAGTGACTGGCATGCAAGAAGAGCCAGGGGAATTCTCCAAAAACGGGCCTATGATGGTTCAATTGAAACAGATGCCGTCACAGCATTGAAAGCACTTTTCATAAATTCAAACCCAACTGATTTACGGTTAAGAGCCCTATGGACTATGCATCAAACCAATACTTTGGAGGGAATAACCTTGCTCTCCTCTTTGGATGACAAGGATCCTTATATTCGATCCTGGGCCGTTCAATTGATATGTGAAAGCAAAAACCCACAGCAAAGAGCCAAAGATATTTTGATACAGATGGCAAAATCAGATCCCTCCGCTATTGTTCGGCTGTATTTAGCTTCAGCCTTGCAAAGAGTTCCTGAGGACTGGAAATGGGAACTAGCTACTCATTTAATTTCTCGAAAAGAAGATCAAAACGATCACAATATTCCCAAACTCATATGGTTTGGAATTTTAGATTTAATAAAGATGGATGAAAAAAGGTTCTTGGAATTGGCCCAACGATCTGAAATACCGATGCTTACAAAAAACCTGGCAAGAAGGGCTGTAGATGGGGATGCATTAACCCAACTTGTAGATGCGATTACTTCCTCTTCCAAAAATCAACTATTGCTATTGGAAGGCATGATCAATGGAATGGAAGGAAGGACGGATTTAGTTGCTCCGGAAAATTGGAAAAGCTTGGAAAACCAATTGAAAAAAAACGGCGCTACAAAGGGCTTTGCTGAGGATATTGCGGCCTTATTTGGAGATGCTGAGGCCACCCAAAAAGCCTTGGCAAGTTTAACAAATAAAACCAATAACAAAGCCACAAAAATTAAGTCCATACAATTACTTGCTGCACGTCAAAAAAAGGAATTGATACCACTACTTTTCGGTCTAATAGCAGACGAAGATTTACAAGAAGAGGCGATTAAGGCGGTAGCAGCTTTTGATAATGAAAAATTAGGTAAGGCTTTGTTAGCCATGTACCCTCATACCAGTTCTGAAAATAAAATCAAGATTCTCCAAACCTTGGCTTCACGCCCAAGATATGGTAATCTTCTTCTAGATGAAATTAAAGCCGGGAACATCATGAAAAAGGAAATACCAGTCACCCTTGCCCGGCAACTTCATCGGGTGATTGGAAGTGGATTTGTGGAAGTTTGGGGGCCTATTGAACATGTACCCAATGACGAGGATGCCTATGAAAAATACCGCTCAATGGTAACAAACGATGCCTTAAAAAATGCAAATCTTAAAGCAGGAAAATCACTTTTCATGAATACTTGTGGTACATGTCACGAAATGTTTGGAGAGGGCGCTGATATTGGGCCAGATCTTACAGGATCCAATAGAGCAAATACAGATTACGTTTTATTGAATGTATTGGAGCCTAGTGCTGAGATTCAGGATGCCTATAAGTTGGTTGTCATCACCACTATGGGAGGACGAACCTACACCGGAAATATCGTTGGGGAAAACTCCCGACAAATCACTTTAAAAATTGCCGGACAATCCCCTGTAAAGATCAGTAAATCAGCAATTCAGAGTAAGGAGGTCACCAATGTATCATTGATGCCTCCGGGACTTTTTGAACCACTTACAAAGGAGGAGGTAATCAACTTAATGGCTTATTTAAAAAGCCCAAAAAAAATTGATTAG
- the pdeM gene encoding ligase-associated DNA damage response endonuclease PdeM: MPKIFNPLAADIDGKYIWQHELVTLHLMKEKAIWLEQENALLLADTHFGKAAHFRKAGIPVPESIHLDDFHRISNLLDKTGASTVIFLGDLFHSESNESWFTLLEFIELFPQLNFHLVMGNHDILPETLYQGSTLKIHKGNLLLGNLILSHEPQKGLQKGSLNICGHIHPGIVIRKSSIQKFRLPAFYYKNNTLIMPAFGQFTGLYSMDLKTAECVMVATPEKVIPIKLNNKVG; encoded by the coding sequence GTGCCAAAGATTTTTAATCCTTTGGCAGCAGACATAGACGGAAAATACATATGGCAACATGAGTTGGTTACCCTTCATTTAATGAAGGAGAAAGCCATTTGGTTAGAGCAAGAGAATGCCCTTTTATTGGCCGACACCCATTTTGGCAAAGCTGCTCATTTTAGAAAAGCCGGAATTCCTGTTCCCGAAAGTATTCATTTAGATGATTTCCATAGAATTAGTAACCTTTTGGATAAAACTGGTGCCTCCACAGTCATCTTTCTAGGTGATCTATTTCATAGTGAAAGCAATGAAAGTTGGTTTACTTTACTTGAATTTATTGAATTATTCCCTCAACTAAATTTTCATTTGGTAATGGGAAATCATGATATCTTGCCGGAAACGCTGTACCAGGGTAGCACTTTAAAAATACATAAGGGCAATTTATTACTTGGAAATTTAATATTAAGTCATGAGCCACAAAAAGGGCTGCAAAAAGGGTCATTGAATATTTGTGGGCATATTCATCCGGGAATTGTGATAAGAAAAAGTAGCATACAAAAATTCAGATTACCTGCGTTTTATTACAAAAACAACACCCTGATTATGCCGGCATTTGGTCAATTTACCGGCCTATATAGTATGGATTTAAAAACAGCAGAATGTGTAATGGTGGCCACCCCTGAAAAGGTAATTCCAATCAAATTAAATAATAAGGTTGGTTAA